A region from the Microbacterium lacus genome encodes:
- a CDS encoding HAD family hydrolase — protein MSASTLAAVLWDMDGTLVDTEPYWMSAETALVERFGGTWSHEQALRLVGLGLEDSARIFQDSGVRMGIHDIVDHLTDDVMGQLATRGVPFRPGARELLASLREAGIPTALVTMSLSRMARTVVDLMDFEAFDVVIAGDDSTRPKPFPDPYLQACAVLGVEPASCVAIEDSPNGLRSAVAAGTAAIGVPHMVSIAGAGAHTVWPTLAGRTADDVARFHSAHLSSGHRGRTGGERT, from the coding sequence GTGAGTGCGAGCACCCTTGCGGCGGTCCTGTGGGACATGGACGGCACGCTGGTCGACACCGAGCCCTACTGGATGAGCGCGGAGACGGCGCTGGTCGAGCGCTTCGGAGGGACGTGGTCCCACGAGCAGGCGCTGCGACTCGTGGGTCTCGGGCTCGAGGACTCGGCCCGGATCTTCCAGGACTCGGGTGTGCGCATGGGCATCCACGACATCGTCGATCACCTCACCGATGACGTGATGGGGCAGCTCGCGACGCGTGGCGTGCCGTTCCGCCCCGGCGCGCGCGAGCTCCTGGCCAGCCTGCGTGAGGCCGGCATCCCGACCGCGCTCGTCACGATGTCGCTGTCCCGCATGGCGCGCACCGTCGTCGACCTCATGGACTTCGAGGCGTTCGACGTCGTGATCGCGGGGGATGACTCTACGCGTCCCAAGCCGTTTCCCGATCCCTACCTGCAGGCGTGCGCCGTGCTCGGCGTCGAGCCTGCATCGTGCGTCGCGATCGAGGACTCGCCCAACGGGCTGCGCTCCGCCGTCGCGGCGGGCACGGCCGCGATCGGGGTTCCGCACATGGTCTCGATCGCCGGCGCCGGAGCGCACACGGTCTGGCCCACGCTCGCCGGCCGCACGGCCGACGACGTCGCGCGCTTCCATTCCGCACACCTGAGCTCCGGTCACCGCGGCCGGACCGGAGGAGAGAGAACATGA
- a CDS encoding RNA methyltransferase has product MQVHQIVDPADERLVDYRDLTDVALRRVLEPAGGLYIAESAKVIARAVAAGHRPRSVLLQEKWLPEIADVLSGLDVPVFVVPSDVAEALTGYAVHRGALAAMHRPVLRAVADVLDGARTVVILDDIVDHTNVGAAFRSAAALGADAVLISPRCADPLYRRSVRVSMGTVFQVPWTRLPEWREAGGILSGLGFHLAALALDEGAVSLEDFAASRPERVAVLLGAEGDGLTRRALAAADTIVTIPMAGGVDSLNVAAAGAVALWALREQHP; this is encoded by the coding sequence GTGCAGGTCCATCAGATCGTCGATCCCGCCGACGAGCGCCTCGTCGACTACCGTGACCTGACCGACGTCGCGCTCCGGCGCGTGCTCGAGCCCGCCGGGGGTCTGTACATCGCGGAGTCTGCCAAAGTGATCGCCCGGGCCGTCGCGGCGGGTCACCGTCCGCGGTCCGTCCTGCTGCAGGAGAAGTGGCTGCCCGAGATCGCGGACGTGCTCAGCGGTCTGGACGTGCCGGTGTTCGTCGTCCCGTCCGACGTCGCCGAGGCTCTGACGGGCTACGCGGTGCATCGCGGTGCTCTCGCGGCGATGCACCGGCCCGTGTTGCGTGCGGTCGCGGATGTCCTGGACGGCGCACGCACGGTCGTGATCCTCGATGACATCGTCGACCACACGAACGTCGGCGCGGCCTTTCGCAGCGCCGCCGCGCTGGGGGCGGATGCCGTGCTCATCTCTCCGAGGTGCGCCGATCCGCTCTACCGGCGCAGCGTACGAGTCAGCATGGGGACCGTCTTCCAGGTTCCGTGGACGAGGCTGCCGGAGTGGCGCGAGGCGGGAGGCATCCTCAGCGGCCTGGGATTCCACCTCGCGGCGCTCGCGCTCGACGAGGGTGCGGTGTCGCTGGAGGACTTCGCCGCGTCCCGGCCGGAACGCGTCGCCGTCCTCCTCGGCGCGGAGGGGGACGGGCTGACGCGCCGAGCGCTGGCTGCGGCCGACACGATCGTCACGATTCCGATGGCCGGAGGCGTGGATTCGCTCAATGTCGCCGCGGCCGGCGCCGTCGCGCTCTGGGCGCTGCGGGAGCAGCACCCGTAG
- a CDS encoding undecaprenyl-diphosphate phosphatase: MLIEAIILGLVQGLTEFLPISSSAHLRIVGEFLPAAQDPGAAFTAITQIGTEAAVILFFWRDIVRIIGAWFRSLVRRVPASDPDARMGWLIIVGTIPIVVLGLLFQDQIETTFRSLWLIAGMLIFFGVLLGIADHVGAKKRELKDLTVPHGIIYGFAQALALIPGVSRSGGTITAGLFMGYERAAAARYAFLLAIPAVFGSGFYQLAKSWNEPGVFTLGETAVATVVAFVVALGVIAFFMKWISKHSFLPFVIYRVALGSLLLVLLSLGVIQAY; this comes from the coding sequence ATGCTTATCGAGGCGATCATCCTCGGGCTGGTCCAGGGACTCACCGAGTTCCTGCCCATCTCCTCCAGCGCGCACCTGCGCATCGTCGGCGAGTTCCTCCCCGCCGCGCAGGACCCCGGCGCGGCCTTCACCGCGATCACGCAGATCGGCACCGAAGCGGCCGTCATCCTGTTCTTCTGGCGCGACATCGTCCGGATCATCGGCGCGTGGTTCCGCTCGCTCGTGCGTCGTGTGCCCGCGAGCGACCCGGATGCGCGCATGGGCTGGCTCATCATCGTCGGCACGATCCCGATCGTCGTCCTCGGCCTGCTTTTCCAGGATCAGATCGAGACGACGTTCCGCTCGCTGTGGCTCATCGCCGGCATGCTGATCTTCTTCGGCGTGCTGCTCGGAATCGCCGACCACGTCGGTGCGAAGAAGCGCGAACTGAAGGACCTCACCGTCCCGCACGGCATCATCTACGGCTTCGCGCAGGCACTCGCCCTCATTCCCGGCGTCTCACGTTCCGGAGGGACGATCACGGCCGGTCTGTTCATGGGCTATGAGCGCGCCGCGGCCGCGAGGTACGCCTTCCTGCTGGCGATCCCGGCCGTCTTCGGCAGCGGCTTCTACCAGCTGGCGAAGAGCTGGAACGAGCCCGGGGTGTTCACTCTCGGCGAGACGGCCGTCGCCACCGTCGTGGCGTTCGTCGTGGCGCTCGGGGTGATCGCGTTCTTCATGAAGTGGATCTCGAAGCACAGCTTCCTGCCGTTCGTGATCTACCGCGTCGCGCTCGGCTCGCTGCTGCTCGTCCTGCTCAGCCTGGGCGTGATCCAGGCCTACTGA
- a CDS encoding DEAD/DEAH box helicase — MDEDALLEAPGPHLGSFAAEHLSPSYPQRAPWGTAGRLRAWQAEALDLYFGLDGPDGVGSGPRDFLAAATPGAGKTTFALRLATELLRRRVIDRIVVVAPTEHLKTQWADAAARVSLRLDPVFSNRHVAPARHYHGIAVTYAQVAVKASVHQRVTEDARTLVILDEVHHGGDALSWGEALREAYGRATRRLLLSGTPFRSDTAPIPFVEYLPDEKGIRLSRTDYSYGYGRALADGVVRPVMFLVYAGQMRWRTRTGDEMEARLGQDNTKDITAQAWRTALDPEGEWIPAVLRSADRRLSEVREQVPDAGGLVIATDQTAARAYAAILEEVSGEAPTVVLSDEAEASGRIEAFAQGSSRWMVAVRMVSEGVDVPRLSVGVYATSASTPLFFAQAIGRFVRARRRGETASIFLPHVPQLLALAGEMERQRDHALDRDGGGEDEGGLDEDAMDAAEREESASDALTYEFTYQALGSVAHFDRVLYDGREFGELAVPGTPEEEEFLGLPGLLEPEHVHELLQQRQSRQSRHRRAREAREGAGQTTDQPAPPAALHRTLKEQRQLLNSLVGLYARQSGDPHGMVHAELRRVCGGPAVSHATVAQLQARIDVLRARVRS; from the coding sequence GTGGACGAAGACGCCCTTCTCGAAGCCCCCGGCCCGCACCTGGGCAGCTTCGCCGCCGAGCATCTGTCTCCGTCCTACCCGCAGCGGGCGCCCTGGGGAACGGCGGGGCGCCTCCGGGCGTGGCAGGCGGAGGCACTCGATCTGTACTTCGGACTCGACGGGCCCGACGGGGTGGGCTCGGGCCCGCGGGACTTCCTCGCGGCGGCGACCCCGGGCGCCGGCAAGACCACGTTCGCGCTGCGTCTCGCGACCGAGCTGCTGCGCCGGCGGGTGATCGATCGCATCGTCGTCGTTGCGCCGACGGAGCATCTGAAGACCCAGTGGGCCGACGCCGCGGCGCGCGTGTCGCTGCGACTGGATCCCGTGTTCAGCAATCGCCACGTCGCGCCGGCGCGTCACTATCACGGCATCGCGGTGACGTATGCGCAGGTCGCCGTCAAGGCGTCCGTGCACCAGCGGGTGACGGAGGACGCCCGCACGCTCGTGATCCTCGACGAGGTCCATCACGGCGGTGACGCGCTCAGCTGGGGCGAGGCGCTCCGAGAGGCGTACGGGCGTGCCACGCGCCGGCTCCTGCTGTCGGGGACCCCGTTCCGCAGCGACACGGCTCCCATCCCGTTCGTGGAGTATCTGCCCGACGAGAAGGGCATCCGGCTCTCCCGCACCGACTACAGCTACGGCTACGGGCGCGCGCTCGCCGACGGCGTCGTGCGACCCGTCATGTTCCTCGTCTATGCGGGCCAGATGCGGTGGCGCACCCGGACGGGCGACGAGATGGAGGCGCGGCTCGGGCAGGACAACACGAAGGACATCACCGCGCAGGCGTGGCGGACGGCGCTGGATCCGGAGGGGGAGTGGATCCCCGCGGTGCTCCGCTCGGCGGATCGACGGCTGAGCGAAGTGCGCGAGCAGGTTCCGGATGCCGGTGGGCTCGTGATCGCGACCGATCAGACCGCGGCCCGCGCGTACGCCGCGATCCTCGAGGAGGTCAGCGGAGAGGCGCCCACCGTCGTGCTCTCCGACGAAGCCGAGGCCTCGGGGCGCATCGAGGCGTTCGCGCAGGGTTCGTCCCGCTGGATGGTCGCGGTGCGCATGGTCTCCGAAGGCGTCGACGTCCCGCGCCTTTCGGTGGGCGTGTACGCGACGTCCGCCTCGACGCCGCTGTTCTTCGCGCAGGCGATCGGCCGCTTCGTCCGGGCGCGTCGGCGCGGCGAGACGGCGAGCATCTTCCTTCCGCACGTGCCGCAGCTCCTCGCGCTCGCGGGAGAGATGGAGCGGCAGCGCGACCACGCCCTGGACCGTGACGGCGGCGGCGAGGACGAAGGGGGGCTGGACGAGGACGCGATGGATGCCGCGGAGCGCGAGGAATCGGCATCCGACGCCCTGACGTACGAGTTCACGTACCAGGCGCTCGGCTCCGTCGCGCATTTCGACCGCGTCCTGTACGACGGTCGCGAGTTCGGCGAGCTGGCTGTCCCCGGGACACCCGAGGAGGAGGAGTTCCTCGGGCTGCCCGGACTCCTCGAGCCCGAGCACGTGCACGAGCTTCTGCAGCAGCGCCAGTCGCGCCAGAGCCGGCACCGTCGGGCGCGGGAGGCGCGCGAGGGGGCGGGCCAGACCACGGATCAGCCCGCCCCACCGGCCGCGCTGCATCGCACGCTCAAAGAGCAGAGACAGCTGCTGAACAGCCTCGTCGGGCTGTACGCGCGGCAGAGCGGTGACCCGCACGGCATGGTGCACGCCGAACTGCGCCGCGTCTGCGGCGGGCCGGCCGTCTCGCACGCGACGGTGGCGCAGCTGCAGGCACGCATCGACGTCCTCCGGGCACGCGTCCGGTCCTGA
- a CDS encoding tRNA (adenine-N1)-methyltransferase: MTPERPSGPFRVGDRVQLTGPKNRMHTITLREDGELHTHHGVLRHTALIGQPDGSVVTNSGGHEYLALRPLLRDFVMSMPRGAAIVYPKDAAQIVAQADVFPGSVVVEAGVGSGALALSLLRAVGENGRLVSFERREEFADVARANVETFVGHVPHNWEVVVGDLVAELPTAVAPASVDRVVLDMLAPWECIDVVADALQPGGVVLCYVATATQLSRVAEYIRGTGLFTEPDANETMVRGWHVEGLAVRPDHRMVAHTGFLIWARRLAPGAVAPEQKRRASKSSYGDEDVELWTPGAVGDRQITDKNLRKRVREAERAAEGARLAAQGPAEDGI, encoded by the coding sequence ATGACGCCTGAGCGTCCCAGCGGCCCGTTCCGGGTCGGCGACCGCGTCCAGCTGACGGGTCCGAAGAACCGCATGCACACGATCACCCTCCGCGAAGACGGAGAGCTGCACACGCACCACGGCGTGCTGCGTCACACGGCCCTGATCGGGCAGCCCGACGGTTCGGTCGTCACGAACAGCGGGGGTCACGAGTACCTCGCGCTGCGACCCCTGCTGCGCGACTTCGTGATGTCGATGCCGCGCGGTGCGGCGATCGTCTACCCGAAGGATGCCGCGCAGATCGTCGCGCAGGCCGACGTGTTCCCGGGCAGCGTCGTCGTGGAGGCGGGTGTCGGGTCGGGCGCGCTGGCGCTGTCGCTCCTGCGCGCCGTCGGCGAGAACGGTCGACTGGTCTCTTTCGAGCGGCGCGAGGAGTTCGCGGACGTGGCGCGCGCGAACGTGGAGACCTTCGTCGGCCATGTCCCGCACAACTGGGAGGTCGTGGTGGGCGACCTGGTCGCCGAGCTTCCGACGGCCGTCGCCCCGGCATCCGTCGACCGCGTCGTGCTGGACATGCTCGCGCCGTGGGAGTGCATCGACGTCGTCGCCGACGCGCTTCAGCCCGGCGGTGTCGTGCTCTGCTACGTCGCGACCGCCACGCAGCTCAGTCGGGTCGCCGAGTACATCCGCGGGACGGGACTGTTCACCGAACCCGACGCCAACGAGACCATGGTGCGGGGCTGGCACGTGGAGGGTCTCGCGGTGCGTCCGGATCACCGGATGGTCGCGCACACGGGCTTCCTCATCTGGGCGCGGAGGCTGGCCCCGGGGGCGGTGGCGCCGGAGCAGAAGAGGCGTGCCTCGAAGTCCAGCTACGGCGACGAGGACGTCGAGCTGTGGACGCCGGGGGCCGTGGGGGACCGTCAGATCACGGACAAGAACCTCCGCAAGCGTGTGCGGGAGGCCGAGCGTGCCGCGGAGGGTGCCAGGCTCGCCGCGCAAGGGCCCGCGGAGGATGGCATTTAG
- a CDS encoding VIT1/CCC1 transporter family protein, with protein MSAPAQPTARDRRRWSQYLVDERAEARVYRELAARKDGEEREILTALADAEGRHEAHWLRLLGGEPERLPRPHTGTVLLGWMARRFGSIFVLALAQNAEARSPYDDEPFATATMAADEKIHHEVVRGLAARGRRRLSGTFRAAVFGANDGLVSNLALVMGIGATGVAPQFVLFSGIAGLLAGALSMGAGEFVSVRSQRELLAATEPNDYADASLPHLDLDANELALVYRTRGMSEDEALARARLVVTAAQEGTAPHGAPLDPPSDHELVGGAWNAAISSFLFFASGAIIPVLPWIFGLSGFAAVATALVLVGIALMATGAMVGLLSGGPPLRRALRQLAIGFGAAAVTYVLGWIFGVSVG; from the coding sequence TTGAGCGCGCCCGCACAACCCACCGCGAGAGATCGTCGCCGGTGGTCGCAATACCTCGTCGACGAGCGCGCCGAGGCGCGCGTGTACCGCGAGCTCGCCGCCCGGAAGGACGGCGAGGAGCGTGAGATCCTCACGGCGCTCGCCGACGCGGAGGGACGTCACGAGGCGCACTGGCTGCGCCTGCTGGGCGGTGAGCCCGAGCGACTGCCCCGCCCCCACACCGGTACGGTGCTCCTCGGCTGGATGGCACGGCGGTTCGGGTCGATCTTCGTCCTCGCTCTCGCGCAGAACGCCGAGGCCCGCTCGCCGTACGACGACGAGCCGTTCGCGACCGCGACGATGGCAGCGGACGAGAAGATCCACCACGAAGTCGTCCGAGGCCTCGCGGCCCGTGGACGCAGGCGCCTGTCCGGCACATTCCGGGCGGCGGTGTTCGGCGCGAACGACGGGCTGGTCTCCAATCTCGCCCTCGTGATGGGCATCGGCGCGACCGGGGTCGCGCCGCAGTTCGTGCTCTTCAGCGGCATCGCGGGTCTGCTCGCCGGAGCGCTGTCGATGGGTGCGGGAGAGTTCGTCTCGGTCCGCTCGCAGCGGGAGCTGCTCGCCGCGACCGAGCCGAACGACTACGCCGACGCGTCGCTCCCGCACCTGGACCTGGACGCGAACGAGCTGGCGCTCGTCTACCGCACTCGCGGCATGTCCGAGGACGAGGCGCTCGCGAGGGCGCGGCTCGTGGTCACCGCCGCACAGGAGGGCACGGCCCCGCACGGCGCGCCGCTGGACCCGCCGAGCGACCACGAGCTCGTCGGGGGCGCCTGGAACGCGGCGATCTCGAGCTTCCTGTTCTTCGCGTCCGGAGCGATCATCCCGGTGCTGCCGTGGATCTTCGGGCTGTCCGGCTTCGCGGCCGTCGCGACCGCCCTCGTGCTCGTGGGCATCGCGCTCATGGCCACGGGAGCCATGGTGGGTCTGCTCTCCGGGGGTCCGCCGCTGCGGCGAGCCCTGCGTCAGCTGGCGATCGGCTTCGGCGCCGCGGCGGTCACGTATGTGCTCGGGTGGATCTTCGGCGTCTCGGTCGGCTGA
- a CDS encoding histidine phosphatase family protein produces MTQLILVRHGETDWNRDRRIQGATDIPLNDTGRAQARETGAALRGAAGEPIVVSSDLSRARETAQIIADEIGVEVGPAYQGLRERSYGEAEGVAAEEFIRRWGDWHSAEIPGAEPWPQLRRRGLRALDQVVRDVRRATAPAAASVIVVTHGAMIRELLRHATGGELPPVGERLPNGSAYTVLYERERLRLVSYAQTA; encoded by the coding sequence GTGACCCAGCTGATCCTCGTCCGACACGGCGAAACGGACTGGAACCGCGACCGGCGGATCCAGGGCGCCACCGACATCCCGCTGAACGACACCGGCCGCGCTCAGGCCCGCGAGACGGGTGCGGCGCTGCGCGGAGCGGCTGGAGAGCCGATCGTCGTCTCCAGCGATCTGTCCCGCGCCCGCGAAACCGCGCAGATCATCGCGGACGAGATCGGAGTCGAAGTGGGCCCGGCCTACCAAGGGCTGCGCGAGCGCTCGTACGGCGAGGCGGAGGGCGTGGCGGCCGAGGAGTTCATCCGACGGTGGGGCGACTGGCACAGCGCCGAGATCCCCGGCGCGGAACCGTGGCCGCAGCTGCGACGCCGGGGCCTGCGCGCCCTCGATCAGGTTGTGCGGGACGTACGTCGCGCGACCGCTCCGGCGGCGGCATCCGTCATCGTCGTCACGCACGGTGCGATGATCCGCGAACTGCTGCGCCACGCCACGGGCGGCGAACTCCCGCCGGTCGGCGAGCGCCTGCCGAACGGATCGGCGTACACGGTGCTCTACGAGCGCGAGCGCCTGCGCCTCGTGTCGTACGCGCAGACCGCGTGA
- a CDS encoding PAC2 family protein: MDGLGRKVLVAAFDGWNDAGEAASAAIAHLRATGEYEPVFSVDPELYFDYQYTRPQVSVDADGKRILSWPEATLLRPVTASRDTQLWLLTGVEPARAWQAFASEFVDVALREDITGFVALGSMMSDVPHTRPISVFAGSDSEQIRSALELERSTYEGPVGILSVLAHAADAAGIPAASLWASVPHYVAGHTPSPKATLALLDRLEDITGSPVARGDLSTDAAAWEASIDAAAADDEEMTEYIRQLERTRDTWDSPEASGDAIAQEFERYLRRGGDPGSGKPGRDDPRR, encoded by the coding sequence GTGGACGGACTGGGACGGAAGGTGCTCGTCGCCGCGTTCGACGGGTGGAACGACGCCGGCGAAGCCGCGTCCGCCGCGATCGCGCACCTGCGGGCCACCGGAGAGTACGAGCCGGTGTTCTCGGTCGACCCCGAGCTCTACTTCGACTACCAGTACACCCGCCCTCAGGTCTCCGTCGACGCGGACGGCAAGCGCATCCTGAGCTGGCCGGAGGCGACTCTTCTGCGGCCCGTCACCGCGTCGCGGGACACGCAGTTGTGGCTGTTGACGGGCGTCGAGCCGGCCCGCGCGTGGCAGGCGTTCGCCTCCGAGTTCGTCGACGTCGCCCTGCGCGAGGACATCACGGGGTTCGTCGCCCTCGGATCGATGATGTCCGACGTGCCCCACACGCGGCCGATCTCCGTCTTCGCCGGAAGCGACAGCGAGCAGATCAGATCCGCCCTCGAGCTCGAGCGCAGCACGTACGAGGGGCCGGTCGGGATTCTGAGCGTCCTCGCGCACGCGGCCGACGCGGCCGGCATCCCCGCCGCGAGTCTTTGGGCGAGCGTGCCGCACTACGTCGCCGGGCACACGCCGTCGCCGAAGGCGACCCTCGCGCTGCTGGACCGGCTCGAGGACATCACCGGGTCACCGGTCGCGCGTGGGGACCTCTCGACGGATGCAGCGGCATGGGAGGCCTCGATCGACGCGGCCGCCGCGGACGACGAGGAGATGACCGAATACATCCGCCAGCTCGAGCGCACCCGCGACACGTGGGACTCGCCGGAGGCCTCCGGCGATGCGATCGCTCAGGAGTTCGAACGCTACCTCCGCCGCGGCGGAGACCCCGGTTCGGGCAAGCCCGGACGCGACGATCCGCGCCGGTGA
- a CDS encoding M20/M25/M40 family metallo-hydrolase: MPANEADLPEVVRIARDLIRFDTTNWGGGRSEGEREAAEYVGAFLERLGLQPAYYEPIPRRTNVMARVPGRDPHKPALVLHGHLDVVPAMAADWSVDPFAGEIRDGMLWGRGAVDMKDMDAMILASVATLLRAGEQPERDLILVFFADEENGGIEGSQLVVADRPEWFSGATEAISEVGGYSIAVGERRAYLLQVGEKALVWLRLRARGRAGHGSRVHPDNAVTRLAEAVAALGRTEWPVRLTPTTQRMLEGLADLAANGTTDPDELAQSTGPAEGFIRSTLRTTTNPTGLTAGYKHNVIPDAAEALIDVRTLPGREDETLAEIQRIVGEDVEIEIVVRDIGLEVPFAGTLVDAMVGALDRADPGVPVIPYLMGGGTDNKALAALGIAGFGFAPLRLPADLDFTGMFHGVDERVPLDALEFGQRVLTELLRTY; this comes from the coding sequence ATGCCTGCGAACGAAGCCGACCTGCCCGAGGTTGTCCGCATCGCGCGGGATCTGATCCGGTTCGACACCACGAACTGGGGTGGCGGTCGCTCCGAGGGCGAGCGCGAAGCGGCCGAGTACGTCGGCGCCTTCCTCGAGCGCCTCGGCCTGCAGCCGGCGTACTACGAGCCGATCCCGCGCCGCACGAACGTGATGGCGCGCGTGCCGGGACGCGACCCCCACAAGCCCGCCCTCGTGCTGCACGGCCACCTCGACGTCGTCCCGGCGATGGCGGCCGACTGGTCCGTCGACCCGTTCGCCGGCGAGATCCGCGACGGGATGCTGTGGGGTCGGGGCGCCGTGGACATGAAGGACATGGACGCCATGATCCTCGCCTCCGTGGCCACGCTGCTGCGTGCGGGGGAGCAGCCCGAGCGCGACCTCATTCTGGTGTTCTTCGCCGACGAGGAGAACGGCGGCATCGAAGGGTCTCAGCTCGTCGTCGCCGACCGGCCGGAGTGGTTCTCCGGCGCTACGGAGGCGATCAGCGAGGTCGGCGGCTACTCGATCGCGGTGGGGGAGCGGCGCGCCTATCTGCTCCAGGTCGGTGAGAAGGCGCTCGTGTGGCTGCGCCTGCGCGCGCGCGGACGCGCCGGGCACGGCAGTCGCGTCCACCCCGACAACGCCGTCACCCGGCTGGCCGAGGCGGTCGCGGCCCTCGGGCGCACCGAGTGGCCGGTCCGTCTCACCCCGACCACGCAGCGCATGCTCGAGGGCCTCGCGGACCTCGCGGCGAACGGCACGACGGATCCCGACGAACTGGCGCAGAGCACCGGGCCGGCCGAAGGCTTCATCCGCTCGACGCTGCGCACGACGACGAACCCCACCGGCCTGACCGCGGGGTACAAGCACAACGTGATCCCCGACGCCGCCGAAGCACTGATCGACGTGCGCACCCTGCCCGGCCGGGAGGACGAGACGCTCGCCGAAATCCAGCGGATCGTCGGCGAGGACGTCGAGATCGAGATCGTCGTGCGCGACATCGGCCTCGAGGTCCCGTTCGCGGGCACGCTCGTCGACGCGATGGTCGGCGCTCTCGACCGAGCCGACCCGGGTGTGCCCGTCATCCCGTATCTCATGGGCGGCGGCACCGACAACAAGGCTCTCGCGGCCCTCGGCATCGCCGGTTTCGGGTTCGCGCCGCTGCGGCTGCCCGCCGACCTCGACTTCACCGGGATGTTCCACGGTGTCGATGAGCGCGTCCCGCTGGACGCGCTCGAATTCGGTCAGCGCGTGCTGACCGAGCTGCTCCGCACCTACTGA
- a CDS encoding SGNH/GDSL hydrolase family protein, which yields MPTSDDQTPEITNLGHHPWRRFVALGDSFTEGIGDPEPGSPGGHRGWADRVAEVLSQQVDDFAYANLAVRGKLIAQIVAGQVDAALELKPDLITFSAGGNDVIRPGTDPDEISAQFEDAVVRLGRDGATLVVFTGIDTNFTPVFRGFRGKVAIYNENIRAIADRYDCIVADQWALKEVQDPRFFDPDRLHYNSLGHHEVARMVLRALNVPNDLQPMQPDPLPVRTWRAARTEDFVWARTHFVPWVLRRVRHESSGDAITAKRPAPLPVTTLAPAKDPTAEIGEEA from the coding sequence ATGCCCACAAGCGACGATCAGACCCCCGAGATCACGAATCTCGGCCATCATCCCTGGCGACGGTTCGTCGCGCTCGGCGACTCGTTCACCGAGGGCATCGGAGACCCCGAACCCGGCTCGCCGGGCGGGCACCGCGGCTGGGCCGATCGTGTGGCCGAAGTCCTCTCGCAGCAGGTCGATGACTTCGCGTACGCGAACCTCGCCGTCCGCGGCAAGCTCATCGCCCAGATCGTGGCGGGGCAGGTGGATGCCGCGCTCGAGCTCAAACCCGACCTCATCACGTTCTCCGCCGGCGGCAACGACGTCATCCGCCCCGGCACCGACCCCGACGAAATCTCGGCCCAGTTCGAGGACGCCGTGGTGCGACTGGGGCGGGACGGCGCGACCCTCGTGGTCTTCACCGGGATCGACACGAACTTCACACCCGTGTTCCGCGGATTCCGCGGAAAGGTCGCGATCTACAACGAGAACATCCGCGCGATCGCGGATCGGTACGACTGCATCGTCGCCGACCAGTGGGCGCTGAAGGAAGTGCAGGACCCGCGCTTCTTCGACCCCGACCGCCTGCACTACAACTCCCTCGGCCACCACGAAGTCGCGCGCATGGTGCTGCGGGCCCTGAACGTGCCGAACGACCTGCAGCCGATGCAGCCCGACCCGCTCCCGGTGCGCACGTGGCGTGCCGCGCGCACGGAGGACTTCGTGTGGGCGCGGACCCACTTCGTCCCGTGGGTGCTGCGCAGGGTGCGCCACGAATCGTCCGGTGACGCGATCACCGCGAAGCGCCCCGCACCGTTGCCCGTCACGACGCTCGCGCCCGCGAAGGACCCGACGGCCGAAATCGGCGAAGAGGCTTGA
- a CDS encoding Sir2 family NAD-dependent protein deacetylase: MQTMPEQDAATAASIAAAVDALTGRRIAILTGAGVSTDSGIPDYRGRGAPVRTPMTVEQFLASEDARRRYWVGSHLGWRVFAAADPNPGHRALATLESRGIASGIITQNVDGLHVRAGSRRVVELHGTMRRVFCTHCGQVFDRRDLAERVETDNPWISVPESVALGPDGDVLPESTAGFRIPACTVCGGMLKPDVVFFGEFIPAEKFREAEQLVRTSDALLIAGSSLVVNSGIRLLERARRRRLPIVIVNRGETRADRRATVKIDAGASDVLHTLAETLPPLS; this comes from the coding sequence ATGCAGACCATGCCGGAGCAGGATGCCGCCACCGCCGCATCGATCGCCGCCGCCGTGGACGCCCTGACCGGCCGACGCATAGCGATCCTCACCGGCGCCGGCGTCTCCACCGATTCCGGCATCCCCGACTACCGTGGGCGCGGCGCGCCGGTGCGCACCCCGATGACCGTCGAGCAGTTCCTGGCCAGTGAGGATGCCCGCCGCCGCTACTGGGTGGGCAGTCATCTGGGCTGGCGGGTTTTCGCGGCCGCCGACCCCAACCCCGGCCACCGAGCCCTTGCGACCCTCGAATCGCGCGGGATCGCCTCCGGGATCATCACGCAGAACGTGGACGGTCTGCATGTGCGAGCGGGCAGTCGACGGGTGGTGGAGCTGCACGGAACGATGCGCCGGGTCTTCTGCACGCACTGCGGTCAGGTCTTCGACCGCCGCGACCTCGCCGAGCGCGTCGAGACCGACAACCCCTGGATCTCGGTGCCCGAGAGCGTCGCACTCGGACCCGACGGCGACGTGCTGCCCGAGAGCACGGCGGGATTCCGGATCCCGGCGTGCACGGTGTGCGGAGGGATGCTGAAGCCCGACGTCGTGTTCTTCGGCGAGTTCATCCCGGCGGAGAAGTTCCGCGAGGCCGAACAGCTCGTCCGTACGAGCGATGCCCTGCTGATCGCCGGTTCCTCGCTCGTGGTCAACTCCGGCATCCGCCTGCTCGAGCGCGCGCGGCGGCGGCGGCTGCCGATCGTGATCGTGAACCGCGGCGAGACCCGGGCGGACCGTCGGGCCACGGTCAAGATCGACGCGGGTGCGAGCGATGTCCTGCACACCCTCGCCGAGACCCTGCCCCCTCTCAGCTGA